The proteins below come from a single Chrysoperla carnea chromosome 1, inChrCarn1.1, whole genome shotgun sequence genomic window:
- the LOC123305630 gene encoding uncharacterized protein LOC123305630, which produces MACMHAYGFKKVLSNELMDLSDKISQSEKFDSWFNKCIDLLSKIIDLKHNKKVFSESFTQCIESFYKLLASEKFPKTLCHANFGRDHLMFQYDNDHNPIRCCLLNFQTVSFLSPVFDLFIFLYGNTTSQFRENHLLELTRYYYNELSTKLEKHQLKANDILTKIDFETICVDMVIIGRVISWIRKILETMNENEKFSASQNIFDFINSNSNEKVLQEIKHSEYEPVLIQILKEVEELLEYRNIGKEVCFNVAKQKLKSEISVKKISVDLPSSRTGYMGAHKFLNIHVQCDSKPINLKYFLKFVPEEQGQLNFLEFASGFKREVLIYKEIFETMKKLGVGIYSIVPVCHVVSHNFLLLDFLDEYRNRSKYEMFDFQHLNVMLRSLAKLHASSVIWEEKLSKQEGKPFLLGEKYNEILREVVYSNRAITDGMVDSILIVNDHLLKMIDSNVLKEKLMKIFDKVLDYLTASSKYRNVLNHSDLWSSNMMFKYNTNNEPIHCKLIDYQFCRYLPQSHDVLMSLYLTTSTETCEKYKLELLRNYHSYFKEELEEHDIDCDNIITFEEFLDSCEEMKPFSMIQKATFYHFIMQMPEYEKEFLASVELQDMFFKRGDRYDIITRNCEYEQYRELMRDSHVPLIEYLKTL; this is translated from the coding sequence atggcTTGTATGCATGCTTATGGCTTTAAGAAGGTACTAAGTAATGAATTAATGGATTTATCAGATAAAATTTCTCAAAGTGAAAAATTTGATAGTTggtttaataaatgtattgatttattatcaaaaattatagatctaaagcataataaaaaagtattcagCGAAAGTTTTACGCAGTGTATTGAATCATTTTACAAACTATTGGCGTCtgaaaagtttccaaaaacaTTGTGTCACGCTAATTTTGGGAGGGATCATTTAATGTTTCAATACGATAACGATCATAATCCAATCCGTTGTTGTTTGCTAAATTTTCAGACAGTCTCTTTTCTGTCTCCAGTCTTtgatcttttcatttttttatatggaaacaCAACTTCCCAATTTCGAGAAAATCACTTGTTGGAATTAACccgttattattataatgaactTTCTACTAAACTTGAAAAACATCAATTGAAAGCAAATGACATActcacaaaaattgattttgaaactaTATGTGTTGATATGGTAATTATTGGCAGAGTAATCAGTTGGATTCGAAAAATACTTGAAACtatgaatgaaaatgaaaaattttctgcaagccaaaatatttttgattttataaatagtaattCAAACGAAAAGGTTTTACAGGAAATAAAACATAGTGAATATGAACCAgttttgatacaaatattaaaagaagTTGAAGAACTTTTAGAATATCGAAATATTGGTAAAGAAGTGTGTTTTAATGTAgccaaacaaaaattaaaatctgaaatatccgttaaaaaaatttcagttgatTTACCAAGCTCAAGAACTGGATATATGGGTGcgcataaatttttaaacattcatgtACAGTGTGATTCAaaaccaataaatttaaaatattttctgaaatttgttCCCGAAGAACAAGGACAGCTTAATTTCTTGGAGTTTGCAAGCGGATTTAAACGTGAAGTGCttatatataaagaaatatttgagACAATGAAAAAATTAGGAGTAGGAATTTATTCAATTGTTCCAGTTTGCCACGTGGTGTCACATAATTTCTTACTACTCGATTTTCTAGACGAATACCGAAACAGAAGCAAATATGAAATGTTTGATTTTCAGCATCTAAATGTAATGCTTCGAAGCTTAGCAAAACTTCATGCTAGTAGTGTTATTTGGGAAGAAAAACTAAGCAAACAAGAAGGAAAACCTTTCTTACTCGGTGAAAAATATAACGAAATATTACGAGAAGTTGTTTATTCTAATCGAGCGATAACTGATGGTATGGTTGACTCAATACTAATAGTTAATGATCATCTATTGAAAATGATCGACTCgaatgttttaaaagaaaaactcatgaaaatatttgataaggTTTTGGATTATTTAACGGCATCATCAAAATATCGAAATGTTTTAAACCACTCCGATCTTTGGTCTAGTAACATGATGTTCAAATATAACACGAATAACGAACCAATTCATTGCAAACTTATTGATTATCAATTTTGTCGATACTTGCCACAGTCACATGATGTACTGATGTCTTTGTATCTAACAACTTCAACCGAAACTTGTGAAAAATATAAGTTGGAATTATTAAGAAACTATCATTCATATTTTAAGGAAGAATTAGAAGAACACGATATTGATTGTGATAACATTATAacatttgaagaatttttgGATAGCTGTGAGGAAATGAAACCCTTTTCCATGATACAAAAAGCAACGTTCTATCATTTCATAATGCAAATGCCTGAATACGAAAAAGAATTTTTGGCTTCTGTAGAATTGCAAGATATGTTTTTCAAACGCGGTGATCGCTATGATATAATAACACGAAATTGTGAATATGAACAATATCGGGAATTAATGCGTGACTCACATGTGCCgttaatagaatatttaaaaacattataa